Proteins encoded within one genomic window of Theobroma cacao cultivar B97-61/B2 chromosome 7, Criollo_cocoa_genome_V2, whole genome shotgun sequence:
- the LOC18595002 gene encoding serine/threonine-protein kinase RHS3 — protein MSSKTNRMLDSSDSELSDTSFGGAPPDYRITDSQSKKNSNLTCNPPPPDPKKVDRVAKISANSPHGPAYTSPIPKVNENVPSNQQYDPKIMDPVNKPSQIPSPRMPPNAEIQNTLTVMPANKKTNDARNTSAMHNNIAHVQGSGNNSRNDSMESSTAPLRPHTGGDVRWDAVNTVSAKGPIGLSNFRLLKRLGYGDIGSVYLVELRGTNAHFAMKVMDKASLASRNKILRAQTEREILGLLDHPFLPTLYSYFETDKFYCLVMEFCSGGNLHSLRQKQPNKHFTEEAARFYASEVLLALEYLHMLGIVYRDLKPENVLVRDEGHIMLSDFDLSLRCSVSPTLVKSSSTHQTSNGGGSGGILDSEFAVHGCMQPSTFFPRILPGKKNRKSKSDFGLFVGGAMPELMAEPTNVRSMSFVGTHEYLAPEIIRGEGHGSAVDWWTFGIFLYELLHGTTPFKGQGNRATLFNVVGQPLRFPETPHVSFVARDLIRGLLVKEPHKRIACKRGATEIKQHPFFEGVNWALVRSAMPPHIPDPVDFSHFQSKEASPAADKKNHSDLGGDQNITTSAGYIEFEYF, from the exons ATGTCATCAAAAACAAACAGAATGCTCGACTCCTCTGACTCTGAG TTGAGCGACACTTCCTTCGGAGGAGCTCCGCCTGACTACAGAATAACAGATTCGCAGTCCAAGAAAAACAGCAACTTAACCTGTAATCCGCCCCCTCCTGACCCAAAAAAGGTGGATCGAGTGGCTAAAATCAGCGCCAATTCACCTCATGGACCTGCATATACAAGTCCAATTCCTAAAGTGAATGAAAATGTGCCATCCAACCAGCAATATGACCCCAAAATCATGGATCCTGTCAATAAGCCTTCCCAAATTCCGAGTCCCAGGATGCCACCAAATGCTGAAATCCAGAATACTTTGACAGTAATGCcagcaaacaagaaaaccaATGATGCAAGAAATACCAGTGCCATGCATAACAATATCGCCCATGTCCAAGGGAGTGGAAATAACAGTCGCAATGATAGCATGGAGAGCTCCACCGCTCCCCTTCGCCCTCACACTGGCGGTGACGTACGGTGGGATGCTGTCAATACTGTCAGTGCCAAAGGCCCAATTGGTCTCAGCAATTTCCGGCTTCTCAAGCGCCTTGGATATGGAGATATTGGAAGTGTATATCTTGTAGAACTCAGAGGAACCAACGCCCACTTTGCTATGAAAGTCATGGACAAGGCATCCCTGGCAAGTAGAAACAAGATATTGCGAGCACAGACGGAACGAGAGATTCTTGGGCTCCTTGACCATCCTTTCTTGCCAACTCTGTATTCATACTTTGAGACAGACAAGTTCTATTGTCTGGTTATGGAGTTCTGTAGTGGGGGCAATCTTCATTCTCTTCGGCAAAAGCAACCAAATAAGCATTTTACAGAGGAGGCTGCACG GTTCTATGCGTCAGAGGTGTTACTGGCACTAGAGTATCTGCACATGCTAGGAATTGTATACAGGGACTTAAAGCCAGAAAATGTGCTGGTAAGAGATGAAGGCCATATCATGCTCTCAGATTTCGACTTATCACTCCGTTGCTCTGTCAGTCCAACACTGGTCAAATCTTCATCTACGCATCAAACTAGCAATGGTGGTGGCAGTGGTGGCATTTTGGATAGTGAGTTTGCTGTGCATGGCTGTATGCAGCCTTCAACATTCTTCCCCCGCATTTTGCCTGGTAAGAAGAATCGCAAATCTAAATCAGATTTTGGCCTCTTTGTTGGCGGCGCCATGCCAGAGTTAATGGCAGAACCTACCAACGTTCGCTCCATGTCCTTCGTTGGGACGCATGAATATTTAGCCCCAGAAATCATCCGAGGAGAGGGTCATGGCAGTGCAGTGGACTGGTGGACGTTCGGTATCTTCCTGTATGAGCTCTTGCATGGCACAACTCCATTCAAGGGTCAAGGAAATCGAGCCACGCTTTTCAATGTTGTAGGGCAGCCATTGAGATTCCCAGAAACCCCGCACGTGAGTTTTGTGGCCCGTGACCTTATACGAGGCCTTCTGGTAAAAGAACCACATAAACGAATAGCATGCAAAAGAGGTGCAACAGAAATAAAACAACATCCATTTTTTGAGGGAGTGAACTGGGCTCTTGTCAGAAGCGCCATGCCTCCCCACATACCTGACCCTGTAGACTTTTCACATTTCCAAAGCAAAGAGGCATCACCAGCTGCAGATAAGAAGAATCATTCTGATCTTGGAGGTGATCAAAACATTACCACTTCTGCGGGCTACATAGAATTTGAGTACTTTTAG